In a genomic window of Nocardia fluminea:
- a CDS encoding IclR family transcriptional regulator has translation MTTTTRRDGPTGHEPRAVQKALALLEAVAQLGSGATAKDIAAQTGIAPPTAYRLLNLLVADGYLVRIEDLSGFALGRRTRELAGAAAPEPVSGNHRILGELRAQLRFGIYLASFADGRIRMIDKDPDHELSGEKALVSYPHASAIGKILMARHLGCAVETPLRKVTNFTITDPAELAAELRRVAADAVAVEVNESRLGRSAVAVPVRAADGIVTGALAAIGKTGRLPVHDRDLIDLLTSAADQLTL, from the coding sequence GTGACGACCACGACCCGCCGCGACGGCCCGACCGGGCACGAGCCGAGGGCTGTCCAGAAGGCCCTCGCCCTGCTCGAAGCGGTGGCGCAGCTGGGTTCGGGAGCCACCGCGAAGGACATCGCCGCCCAGACCGGCATCGCCCCCCCGACCGCGTACCGGCTCCTGAATCTCCTCGTCGCCGACGGCTATTTGGTGCGGATCGAGGACCTGTCCGGGTTCGCTCTCGGCCGCCGGACCCGTGAACTCGCCGGGGCCGCCGCCCCCGAGCCCGTCTCGGGTAATCACCGAATCCTCGGCGAACTACGCGCCCAACTGCGCTTCGGTATTTATCTCGCCTCCTTCGCCGACGGCCGGATCAGGATGATCGACAAGGACCCCGACCACGAGCTCAGCGGCGAGAAAGCACTGGTCAGCTATCCGCATGCCTCCGCGATCGGCAAGATCCTGATGGCGCGCCACCTCGGATGCGCCGTCGAGACACCGCTGCGCAAGGTCACCAACTTCACCATCACCGACCCCGCCGAGCTCGCCGCTGAGCTACGCCGAGTCGCTGCGGACGCCGTCGCGGTCGAGGTGAACGAAAGCCGCCTCGGCCGCAGCGCTGTCGCCGTTCCGGTGCGCGCCGCCGACGGCATCGTCACCGGTGCCCTGGCCGCGATCGGCAAGACCGGCCGCCTGCCCGTGCACGATCGCGACCTCATCGACTTGCTCACCTCGGCGGCCGATCAGCTGACACTGTGA
- a CDS encoding Glu/Leu/Phe/Val dehydrogenase dimerization domain-containing protein: protein MTVAHTEAGVFGRSHELSARAHEQVVFCEDDRSGLKAIIAIHSTALGPALGGTRFYPYADESAALQDVLRLSWGMTYKAAAAGVDLGGGKAVIIGDPATLKSEELLAAYARFVDTLGGRYITAGDVGTDTDDLDVIGRHTRHVTGRSVGAGGSGDSARLTALGVFHSMRAGAEFVWGAPTLAGRTVGVEGVGKVGSELTALLLADGADVCVTDVNEAALRRIAAEQPAVRLLSAVSTAPVDVYAPCAMGATLTTHSAATIEAKLICGAANNQLATPEVEQALTDRGITWVPDFVANAGGLIQVAGELRAAAPAEVEAEVAGIYSRCREIIAAALTEGIGTGAAANRFAERRLDAIPRSL, encoded by the coding sequence GTGACCGTTGCGCACACCGAAGCGGGAGTCTTCGGCCGATCGCACGAGCTCAGTGCCCGCGCCCACGAACAGGTCGTGTTCTGCGAGGACGACAGGTCCGGGCTGAAGGCGATCATCGCCATCCACTCGACCGCACTCGGGCCCGCCCTCGGCGGCACCCGCTTCTATCCGTACGCCGACGAATCCGCGGCCCTGCAGGACGTGCTGCGACTGTCGTGGGGCATGACCTACAAGGCCGCCGCGGCCGGCGTCGACCTCGGTGGTGGCAAGGCGGTGATCATCGGTGATCCGGCAACCCTGAAGAGCGAGGAACTGCTCGCCGCCTACGCGCGCTTCGTCGACACGCTCGGCGGCCGCTACATCACCGCCGGTGACGTGGGTACCGACACCGACGATCTCGATGTCATCGGCCGGCACACCCGCCACGTCACCGGCCGCAGCGTCGGCGCGGGCGGCAGTGGCGACAGTGCCCGGCTGACCGCGCTCGGCGTCTTCCACTCGATGCGCGCCGGAGCCGAATTCGTTTGGGGCGCACCGACGCTGGCCGGACGCACGGTCGGCGTCGAGGGTGTCGGCAAGGTGGGCAGCGAGCTCACCGCCCTGCTGCTCGCCGACGGCGCCGACGTCTGCGTCACGGATGTGAACGAGGCGGCGCTGCGGCGCATCGCCGCGGAACAACCCGCCGTGCGGCTGCTGTCGGCGGTGTCCACCGCGCCGGTCGACGTCTACGCACCGTGCGCCATGGGCGCCACCCTCACCACCCACAGCGCCGCGACGATCGAGGCGAAGCTGATCTGCGGCGCGGCCAACAATCAGCTGGCGACACCCGAGGTCGAGCAGGCGCTCACCGACCGCGGCATCACCTGGGTGCCCGATTTCGTCGCCAACGCCGGTGGTCTCATCCAGGTGGCCGGTGAGCTGCGCGCCGCCGCGCCTGCCGAGGTCGAAGCCGAGGTCGCCGGCATCTATTCGCGCTGCCGCGAGATCATCGCCGCCGCCCTCACCGAGGGGATCGGGACCGGCGCCGCCGCCAACCGGTTCGCCGAGCGCCGCCTCGATGCCATTCCGAGGTCGCTCTGA
- a CDS encoding APC family permease: MMNKSSLFRTKSVEQSIRDTDDPDAKLRKDLTAKDLTVFGVAVVIGAGIFTLTARTAGTVAGPAVSLAFVFAAIACGLTALCYAEFASTVPVAGSAYTFAYATFGEVIAWIIGWDLILEFALAVAVVAKGWSQYLGEVLGSSAPVVHLGSVKFDWGAVLIIAVVGVLLATGTKLSSRVSAIAVAIKLGVIALVLVVGATYFKPSNLTPYIPPAQPSEKAEGMHQSLFAFLTGSGGTSYGWYGLLAAASLVFFAFIGFDVVATTAEETRNPQRDVPRGILGSLAIVTVLYIAVSVVLTGMVSYTELADGNATLATAFAIHGDTWVKNIIAIGALAGLSTVVMVMFLGQTRVLFAMARDGLLPRGLAQTGKKGTPVRLTVLVGVVCALLAGFVEFGTLEEMVNIGTLVAFVLVSIGVLVLRRTRPDLPRGFRVPFVQVVPILGALACLWLMVNLSIETWLRFVIWMALGVIVYFAYGRRHSVLGRRRPDAAEPELTPVR; encoded by the coding sequence ATGATGAACAAGAGCAGCTTGTTTCGCACCAAGTCCGTCGAACAGTCGATTCGCGACACCGATGACCCGGATGCCAAGCTCCGCAAGGATCTGACGGCGAAGGACCTGACGGTCTTCGGTGTCGCGGTGGTGATCGGCGCGGGCATCTTCACCCTCACCGCGCGCACGGCGGGCACCGTGGCGGGACCGGCGGTGTCGCTGGCTTTCGTCTTCGCCGCGATCGCGTGTGGGCTCACCGCCCTGTGTTACGCGGAGTTCGCCTCGACCGTGCCGGTGGCGGGCAGCGCGTACACCTTCGCCTACGCCACCTTCGGTGAGGTGATCGCCTGGATCATCGGCTGGGACCTGATCCTGGAGTTCGCGCTCGCCGTGGCGGTGGTCGCCAAGGGCTGGTCGCAGTACCTCGGCGAAGTGCTCGGGTCATCGGCGCCGGTGGTGCACCTCGGGTCGGTGAAGTTCGACTGGGGCGCGGTGCTGATCATCGCGGTGGTCGGCGTGCTGCTGGCCACCGGCACCAAGTTGTCGTCGCGGGTGTCGGCCATCGCCGTCGCGATCAAGCTGGGCGTGATCGCGCTCGTGCTGGTCGTCGGCGCGACGTACTTCAAGCCGTCGAACCTGACCCCCTACATCCCGCCGGCGCAACCGTCGGAGAAGGCCGAAGGGATGCACCAGTCGCTGTTCGCGTTCCTCACCGGCTCCGGTGGCACCAGCTACGGCTGGTACGGCCTGCTCGCCGCGGCCAGCCTGGTGTTCTTCGCCTTCATCGGCTTCGACGTGGTCGCGACCACCGCCGAGGAGACCCGCAACCCACAGCGCGACGTCCCGCGCGGCATCCTGGGTTCGCTGGCGATCGTCACGGTGCTCTACATCGCGGTGTCGGTCGTGCTCACCGGCATGGTGTCCTACACCGAGCTCGCCGACGGCAATGCCACGCTCGCAACGGCTTTCGCCATCCACGGCGATACGTGGGTGAAGAACATCATCGCCATCGGCGCCCTCGCGGGTCTGTCGACGGTGGTCATGGTGATGTTCCTCGGCCAGACCCGGGTGCTGTTCGCCATGGCTCGCGACGGTCTGCTGCCGCGTGGCCTGGCCCAGACCGGCAAGAAGGGCACGCCGGTGCGACTGACCGTGCTCGTCGGTGTGGTGTGCGCCCTGCTGGCCGGTTTCGTCGAGTTCGGCACGCTGGAGGAAATGGTCAATATCGGCACGCTGGTCGCCTTCGTCCTGGTGTCGATCGGAGTGCTGGTGCTGCGCCGCACCCGCCCGGACCTGCCGCGCGGATTCCGCGTCCCGTTCGTCCAGGTGGTTCCCATCCTCGGTGCCCTGGCCTGCCTGTGGCTGATGGTCAATCTCTCGATCGAGACCTGGCTGCGGTTCGTGATCTGGATGGCCCTCGGTGTCATCGTCTATTTCGCCTACGGCCGCAGGCACTCGGTCCTCGGTCGCAGGCGGCCCGATGCCGCGGAACCGGAGCTGACACCGGTTCGATAA